In the genome of Streptomyces sp. NBC_00190, one region contains:
- a CDS encoding MFS transporter, whose protein sequence is MTDLQSGGAATGTGVRSRPRAVLPALCLTQITSWGIVYYAFPVLNAAITADTGWSGGATTAAFSAALVVSAVAGIYVGRVLDHRGPRTVMTAGSVLGVLSLLVIAAAPNLPVFFAGWLLAGAAMAATFYQPAFAALTRWWAPDHIRALTIVTLAGGLASTVFAPLTAILADHMSWRATYTVLAGILAVLTVPAHALALKAPWPPAPPCTPHVTAGHEQVVRSRAFWMLAATFALSAFAMYAVVIGLVPLLLDRGCTTTQAAWALGLGGAGQTLGRTLYATLARHLGVTARTVTLIALGALATAALATVAGPYALLVAVSVLAGVIRGNLTLLQATAVTDRWGTTHYGRLSGLLGAPAHAAAALAPFVGALLAGPLGGYPALFALLAVVLAAAAVTALGARPPAPTTSPAAIPNAPGAA, encoded by the coding sequence GTGACCGACCTTCAAAGCGGCGGGGCCGCGACCGGGACGGGGGTCCGGTCGCGGCCCCGCGCCGTCCTGCCCGCCCTCTGCCTCACCCAGATCACCAGCTGGGGCATCGTCTACTACGCCTTCCCCGTCCTCAATGCGGCCATCACCGCCGACACCGGCTGGAGCGGGGGCGCGACCACCGCAGCGTTTTCCGCCGCCCTCGTCGTCTCTGCCGTCGCCGGGATCTACGTCGGCCGCGTCCTGGACCACCGCGGCCCCCGCACCGTCATGACCGCAGGCTCCGTCCTGGGCGTCCTGAGCCTGCTGGTGATCGCCGCAGCCCCCAACCTGCCCGTCTTCTTCGCCGGATGGCTGCTCGCGGGGGCGGCGATGGCCGCCACCTTCTACCAGCCCGCCTTCGCCGCCCTCACCCGCTGGTGGGCCCCCGACCACATCCGCGCACTCACCATCGTCACCCTCGCCGGCGGACTCGCCTCCACCGTCTTCGCACCCCTGACCGCGATCCTCGCCGACCACATGTCCTGGCGCGCCACCTACACGGTGCTCGCCGGCATCCTCGCCGTCCTGACCGTCCCGGCCCACGCGCTCGCCCTGAAAGCCCCGTGGCCGCCGGCTCCTCCGTGCACGCCGCACGTCACCGCCGGCCACGAGCAAGTCGTGCGCAGCAGGGCGTTCTGGATGCTGGCCGCCACCTTCGCCCTGTCCGCGTTCGCGATGTACGCCGTCGTCATCGGCCTCGTCCCCCTCCTCCTCGACCGCGGCTGCACCACCACGCAGGCGGCATGGGCCCTCGGCCTCGGCGGCGCGGGCCAGACCCTCGGCCGGACCCTGTACGCGACCCTCGCCCGCCACCTGGGCGTGACCGCCCGCACCGTCACCCTGATCGCCCTCGGCGCCCTCGCCACCGCAGCCCTCGCAACCGTGGCCGGGCCGTACGCCCTGCTCGTCGCCGTATCCGTCCTCGCCGGGGTGATCCGCGGCAACCTCACGCTCCTCCAGGCCACCGCCGTCACCGACCGCTGGGGCACCACCCACTACGGCCGACTCTCCGGACTCCTCGGCGCACCAGCCCACGCCGCAGCCGCCCTCGCCCCCTTCGTCGGCGCCCTCCTGGCCGGACCCCTCGGCGGATACCCCGCACTGTTCGCCCTGCTCGCCGTCGTCTTGGCGGCAGCCGCCGTCACCGCCCTCGGGGCACGCCCGCCGGCGCCGACCACTTCACCCGCCGCGATCCCGAACGCGCCAGGCGCCGCATGA
- a CDS encoding ArsR/SmtB family transcription factor, which yields MMTSVDTDLLRVLADPLRLQIVTLLAKETLCTTHLVEETGAKQTNLSNHLKVLREAGVVETEPCGRFTYYRLRPEVIESLAGQFAGLAQTARITAEANLKRSCP from the coding sequence ATGATGACGTCAGTCGACACTGATCTGCTCCGGGTTCTGGCCGACCCGCTCAGGCTCCAGATCGTGACCCTCCTGGCCAAGGAGACGCTCTGCACCACCCACCTCGTGGAAGAGACAGGTGCCAAGCAGACGAACCTCTCGAACCACCTGAAGGTGCTGCGCGAGGCCGGGGTCGTGGAGACGGAGCCATGCGGACGGTTCACCTACTACCGCCTGCGCCCGGAAGTCATCGAATCGCTCGCCGGTCAGTTCGCCGGCCTCGCCCAGACCGCGCGCATCACCGCCGAAGCGAACCTCAAGCGGTCCTGCCCGTAG
- a CDS encoding YihY/virulence factor BrkB family protein: MGTATRVPQRSEVEAVEAELRTEGADLSGEEAWAALCRYGGWSLVRDSFIRFRYADGFSHSRALALQTVLSIVPFAIAVIGLSRALHTEAIGQIAELTIRRIVSGPGQDVVDDALRQSHHRAGDGGRAALWLGLLFSIANVTTALCQVERGANRIYGVERDRPFLHKYTRGLVMALLAGLPLGLSFAVTVLGADLSLAVTQVYHLGPTSHRVWNLLHWPVGILLAVIATSVIFRRSPRRTQPGYTWLAFGATVHLVLWLAATWGLSLYVGAGSSFATVYGPLSALVSLLLWSYLTSLALFLGLSFAAQLEAVRAGVADPITADPGV, from the coding sequence ATGGGCACCGCCACACGAGTACCGCAGCGCAGCGAGGTCGAGGCCGTGGAAGCCGAGTTGCGGACGGAGGGCGCCGACCTCTCCGGCGAGGAGGCATGGGCCGCACTGTGCCGGTACGGCGGCTGGAGCCTCGTACGGGACTCTTTCATACGCTTCCGCTACGCCGACGGCTTCAGTCACTCCCGGGCCCTCGCCCTGCAGACGGTCCTGTCGATCGTCCCGTTCGCCATAGCGGTGATAGGACTGTCCCGTGCGCTGCACACCGAGGCCATCGGGCAGATCGCCGAGCTGACGATCCGGCGGATCGTCAGCGGCCCCGGCCAGGACGTCGTGGACGACGCCCTGCGGCAGAGCCACCACCGGGCGGGAGACGGCGGCCGGGCGGCGCTGTGGCTGGGGCTGCTGTTCTCGATCGCCAACGTCACCACCGCACTGTGCCAGGTAGAGCGCGGCGCCAACCGCATCTACGGTGTGGAACGCGACCGCCCGTTCCTCCACAAGTACACCCGCGGGCTGGTGATGGCGCTGCTGGCAGGGCTTCCCCTCGGCCTCAGTTTCGCCGTCACCGTCCTCGGCGCCGACCTGAGCCTCGCCGTGACGCAGGTCTACCACCTCGGCCCGACCTCGCACCGCGTGTGGAACCTCCTGCACTGGCCCGTCGGGATCCTGCTGGCCGTGATCGCCACCAGCGTCATCTTCCGCCGCTCCCCGCGGCGCACGCAGCCGGGCTACACGTGGCTCGCCTTCGGCGCCACCGTCCACCTGGTGCTGTGGCTCGCCGCGACGTGGGGGCTGAGCCTGTACGTCGGGGCCGGTAGCTCCTTCGCCACGGTGTACGGGCCGCTCAGCGCGCTCGTGTCGCTGCTGCTGTGGTCGTATCTCACCTCGCTCGCACTCTTCCTGGGCCTCTCCTTCGCGGCCCAGCTGGAAGCCGTACGGGCGGGGGTGGCCGACCCGATCACTGCGGACCCCGGCGTCTGA
- a CDS encoding diacylglycerol kinase family protein, giving the protein MRPGLRLLLLPLQAASVAGLGLLITGPLADRWPFSAEDGVNRFVAARRDDIATTFSDWLSLFAGTQSVIALTLVCTVALLLVPRVPRRREAAFLAGTVAAQSAVFLLVTLVVERSRPEVPHLDAAPPTSSFPSGHVGASVALFGGLAVLAAGRLRGARRHLVVGGLLLIPVAVAASRVYRGMHHPSDVVAGLLNGACTLLVVGYAVLLPRPREETAGAAPDRAARGVVPAARARDDGGPASLGPRRARAVVVRHPHACGDGPATRVRAELRRHGYEDQVWTRTSVGDPCGALAAHVAEADIDLVVVCGGDGTVRACADVVAGTGVPLAIVPCGTGNLLARNLGLPSDPAEALREALSGEAVGLDVGRVRGDGLPPARFMVMAGAGFDAAMVGDASARLKKHLGWAAYVISALRHLRDPRMRLSIRLDGGAPLERRARVVVIGNVGSLQGGLPLLPDARPDSGRLEVVLLDPHGVTGWLAAAGRLVSRAHTGRPARASGGPDRPVAGDPLEYFSAARIDLSFARPQPRELDGDAFAAGIRLIAEVEPGALRVCLPVPARAGTPDEPAAEGAAAFSAED; this is encoded by the coding sequence GTGAGACCGGGCCTCCGTCTTCTGCTGCTGCCCTTGCAGGCCGCCTCCGTCGCCGGTCTGGGGCTGCTGATCACCGGACCCCTGGCAGACCGGTGGCCGTTCTCGGCGGAAGACGGCGTCAACCGCTTCGTGGCCGCGCGGCGCGACGACATCGCAACCACGTTCTCGGACTGGCTGTCACTGTTCGCCGGCACCCAGAGCGTGATAGCGCTGACGCTCGTGTGCACGGTCGCACTCCTGCTGGTGCCCCGCGTGCCCCGTCGGCGGGAGGCCGCGTTCCTCGCCGGCACCGTGGCCGCGCAGTCCGCCGTCTTCCTGCTCGTGACCCTCGTCGTGGAACGCTCCCGACCCGAGGTGCCCCACCTGGACGCGGCGCCGCCGACATCCAGCTTCCCCTCCGGGCACGTCGGGGCCTCCGTGGCGCTCTTCGGGGGGCTGGCCGTGCTCGCGGCCGGCCGGCTGCGCGGTGCCCGGCGACACCTCGTGGTGGGCGGGCTCCTGCTGATCCCCGTGGCCGTGGCCGCCTCACGGGTGTACCGAGGCATGCACCACCCCTCAGACGTGGTGGCGGGGCTGCTGAACGGCGCCTGCACGCTGCTCGTCGTCGGGTACGCGGTTCTCCTGCCGCGTCCCCGCGAGGAGACGGCCGGCGCCGCTCCCGACCGGGCCGCCCGTGGCGTCGTTCCTGCGGCCCGGGCCCGCGACGACGGCGGCCCCGCCAGCCTCGGGCCGCGCCGCGCCCGGGCCGTCGTGGTCCGTCATCCGCACGCCTGCGGTGACGGACCGGCGACCCGGGTGCGGGCCGAGCTGCGCCGCCACGGGTACGAGGACCAGGTGTGGACGCGTACGTCCGTCGGGGACCCGTGCGGCGCCCTGGCCGCGCACGTGGCGGAGGCGGACATCGATCTGGTCGTGGTCTGCGGCGGAGACGGCACGGTGCGCGCCTGCGCCGACGTCGTGGCCGGTACGGGCGTCCCGCTGGCGATCGTCCCCTGCGGCACCGGCAACCTCCTCGCCCGCAACCTCGGGCTGCCCTCCGATCCGGCCGAAGCCCTGCGGGAGGCCCTGTCCGGGGAGGCCGTCGGGCTCGACGTGGGCCGGGTCCGGGGCGACGGCCTTCCTCCGGCCCGGTTCATGGTCATGGCGGGTGCCGGGTTCGACGCCGCCATGGTCGGGGACGCCTCGGCGCGACTCAAGAAGCACCTGGGCTGGGCCGCCTACGTGATCTCCGCCCTGCGCCACCTGCGCGACCCCAGGATGCGGCTGTCGATCCGGCTCGACGGCGGTGCACCACTGGAGCGGCGGGCCCGCGTGGTCGTCATCGGCAACGTCGGCTCCCTGCAGGGCGGGCTGCCGCTGCTTCCGGACGCTCGGCCCGACAGCGGCCGGCTGGAGGTGGTACTGCTCGACCCCCACGGGGTCACCGGATGGCTCGCGGCGGCCGGTCGCCTGGTCTCCCGCGCACATACCGGCCGTCCGGCGCGCGCCTCCGGTGGGCCGGACCGGCCCGTGGCGGGCGACCCGCTGGAGTACTTCAGCGCGGCCCGGATCGACCTCAGCTTCGCGCGCCCGCAGCCGCGGGAGCTCGACGGCGACGCCTTCGCGGCCGGCATCCGGCTGATCGCCGAGGTCGAGCCGGGAGCACTGCGGGTGTGCCTGCCCGTGCCCGCGCGGGCGGGTACGCCGGACGAGCCGGCGGCGGAGGGGGCGGCCGCCTTCTCCGCCGAGGACTGA
- a CDS encoding aquaporin, which yields MTATEPFGTAPAAESVIAVDAPQPAPGATPPRTPLLARAASELVGTAALVAVVVGSGIQATELTRDVALQLLANSTATVFGLFVLIALLGPVSGAHFNPAVTLAEWWTARRGGAGVNARELAVYVPSQIVGAIAGAILADAMFGQPLVKWSTHDRSAGNLLLGEVVATTGLILLIFGLARTDRLRFAPVAVASYIGAAYWFTSSTSFANPAVTIGRAFTDTFAGIAPASVAGFIGMQLIGTVVGLALVAVIFMRGKTNSGQPTA from the coding sequence TTGACCGCCACCGAGCCCTTCGGCACAGCCCCCGCAGCGGAGTCCGTCATAGCCGTCGACGCTCCCCAGCCCGCGCCCGGCGCGACCCCACCCCGCACCCCGCTCCTCGCCCGGGCCGCCTCCGAACTGGTCGGCACGGCCGCGCTCGTGGCGGTCGTGGTCGGCTCCGGCATCCAGGCCACCGAGCTGACCCGGGACGTGGCGCTCCAGCTCCTGGCCAACTCCACCGCCACGGTGTTCGGGCTCTTTGTACTGATCGCCCTCCTCGGCCCCGTCTCCGGGGCGCACTTCAACCCCGCCGTCACGCTGGCCGAGTGGTGGACCGCCCGCCGCGGTGGCGCCGGCGTCAACGCCCGCGAGCTGGCCGTGTACGTGCCCTCGCAGATCGTCGGTGCCATCGCGGGCGCGATCCTGGCGGACGCGATGTTCGGCCAACCGCTGGTCAAGTGGTCCACCCACGACCGCTCCGCCGGGAATCTCCTCCTCGGCGAGGTCGTCGCCACCACCGGCCTGATCCTGCTGATCTTCGGCCTGGCCCGCACCGACCGCCTCCGCTTCGCGCCCGTGGCCGTCGCCTCGTACATCGGCGCCGCGTACTGGTTCACCTCCTCCACCTCCTTCGCCAACCCGGCGGTCACGATCGGCCGTGCGTTCACCGACACCTTCGCCGGCATCGCCCCGGCTTCGGTCGCCGGCTTTATCGGCATGCAGCTGATCGGCACGGTCGTGGGCCTGGCCCTGGTCGCGGTCATCTTCATGCGCGGCAAGACCAACAGCGGGCAGCCCACCGCATGA
- a CDS encoding phosphatase PAP2 family protein, which produces MTERSTRPRWHFLARLVSGRAGADARFGVRLVTTSAATAVAAVPFSLALVLVESRWAPLHRLDQGTAERLHRSALGHPAWVRVLDFLTHVVWGPLTMRLLVAAVVVWLVWRRALRLAAWAAVTATVGGLVGLLAKNAVERARPHLPDPVAHAPGFSFPSGHAMTATTSCAVLLLVLLPLVPRAWRPLPWALAAATVLGVCYTRVALGVHWVSDVVGGWLLGLAVVTGTTLAFEAWRGDMGRRRTTPAQGLEPEIVTAAPEAPADVRRG; this is translated from the coding sequence ATGACAGAGCGTTCCACCCGGCCCCGGTGGCATTTCCTCGCGCGGCTCGTCTCCGGCCGCGCCGGGGCCGACGCGCGCTTCGGTGTGCGGCTGGTGACGACGTCGGCCGCCACCGCCGTGGCGGCCGTCCCCTTCTCGCTCGCGCTGGTCCTGGTGGAATCGCGGTGGGCTCCGCTGCACCGCCTCGACCAGGGCACCGCCGAGCGGCTGCACCGTTCCGCTCTCGGTCATCCCGCCTGGGTGCGCGTGCTCGATTTCCTCACGCACGTCGTGTGGGGTCCGTTGACCATGCGCCTTCTGGTGGCCGCGGTCGTGGTGTGGCTCGTGTGGCGCCGCGCCCTGCGGCTGGCCGCCTGGGCGGCCGTCACAGCGACTGTCGGAGGGCTCGTGGGCCTGCTGGCGAAGAACGCGGTCGAGCGCGCTCGTCCGCACCTGCCCGATCCTGTCGCCCACGCGCCCGGATTCTCCTTCCCCTCCGGCCACGCCATGACGGCCACCACCTCCTGTGCCGTCCTGCTTCTGGTCCTGCTCCCCCTGGTGCCGCGGGCGTGGCGTCCGCTGCCGTGGGCCCTCGCCGCGGCCACGGTGCTCGGCGTCTGCTACACGCGGGTCGCGCTCGGTGTGCACTGGGTGAGTGACGTCGTCGGAGGGTGGCTGCTCGGCCTGGCGGTCGTCACCGGGACCACCCTCGCCTTCGAGGCGTGGCGCGGTGACATGGGCCGCCGACGCACCACGCCCGCCCAGGGCCTGGAACCCGAGATCGTGACGGCCGCTCCCGAAGCCCCCGCGGACGTACGCAGGGGGTGA
- a CDS encoding arsenate reductase ArsC → MSSTPLASVLFVCIHNAGRSQMAAGFLRHLAGDRVEVRSAGSMPGEQINPSAVAAMAELGIDISDQKPKVLTPEAAQASDYIITMGCGDACPYFPGKTYLDWQLDDPAGQGVEAVRPIRDEIKGLIEGLIAEIDAKSKA, encoded by the coding sequence ATGTCCTCCACCCCGCTCGCATCCGTGCTGTTCGTCTGCATCCACAACGCGGGCCGCTCCCAGATGGCGGCCGGGTTCCTGCGCCACCTCGCCGGCGACCGCGTCGAGGTCCGCTCCGCCGGCTCCATGCCCGGCGAGCAGATCAACCCCTCCGCTGTCGCCGCCATGGCCGAGCTGGGCATCGACATCTCCGACCAGAAGCCGAAGGTCCTCACCCCCGAGGCCGCCCAGGCGTCCGACTACATCATCACCATGGGCTGCGGCGACGCCTGCCCGTACTTCCCCGGCAAGACCTACCTCGACTGGCAGCTCGACGACCCGGCCGGGCAGGGCGTCGAGGCCGTCCGCCCCATCCGCGACGAGATCAAGGGCCTCATCGAGGGCCTGATCGCCGAGATCGACGCCAAGTCGAAGGCTTGA
- a CDS encoding NAD(P)-binding domain-containing protein: MSETTTELPVVVIGAGPAGLAAAAHLVDRGLEPLVLEAGPVAGAAVREWAHVRLFSRWGEVVDPAAEKLLAPTGWVKPAEDTYPSGGDWATHYLQPLADVLSEQVRYDATVTGVSRTGRDRIVDADREAQPFVVHYASASGREHRILARAVIDASGTWSTPSPAGGSGLAALGEKAAADRITYRVPDLTDPAVRARYAGKRTAVIGSGASAFTALAYLADLAKSEDDQGTHAVWILRRGMSGSTFGGGEADQLPARGALGLAAKAAVDGGYADAVTGFRTDAFERDADGRLVLVGEDGRRLDPVDRVIVLTGFRPDLSFLDELRLGLDERLQSPVALAPLIDPNQHSCGTVYPHGVNELSHPEKDVYLVGMKSYGRAPTFLAMTGYEQVRSIAAHLAGDHEAAERVELTLPETGVCGGAGLFDEPEASEQNDGGGCCAVPATLTIDAAPASSGGC, translated from the coding sequence ATGAGCGAGACCACCACCGAGCTGCCCGTCGTCGTCATCGGGGCCGGCCCCGCCGGACTCGCGGCGGCAGCCCACCTCGTCGACCGCGGCCTGGAACCCCTCGTCCTGGAAGCCGGCCCGGTTGCGGGGGCCGCCGTGCGCGAGTGGGCCCACGTGCGGCTGTTCTCGCGCTGGGGCGAGGTCGTCGACCCGGCCGCCGAGAAGCTCCTCGCCCCGACCGGATGGGTCAAGCCCGCCGAGGACACCTACCCCTCCGGTGGGGACTGGGCGACCCACTACCTCCAGCCGCTGGCCGACGTCCTCAGCGAGCAGGTGCGCTACGACGCGACCGTCACCGGCGTTTCCCGTACCGGCCGGGACCGCATCGTCGACGCCGACCGCGAGGCCCAGCCCTTCGTCGTCCATTACGCGAGTGCCAGCGGCCGCGAGCACCGGATCCTGGCCCGCGCGGTCATCGACGCCTCCGGCACCTGGTCCACCCCGAGCCCCGCCGGCGGCAGCGGACTGGCCGCCCTCGGCGAGAAGGCCGCCGCCGACCGCATCACCTACCGCGTCCCCGACCTGACGGACCCCGCCGTCCGCGCCCGCTACGCCGGAAAGCGCACCGCGGTCATCGGCTCGGGCGCCTCGGCCTTCACGGCCCTTGCCTACCTCGCCGACCTCGCCAAGTCCGAGGACGACCAGGGCACGCACGCGGTGTGGATCCTGCGCCGCGGGATGTCCGGCTCCACCTTCGGTGGCGGCGAGGCCGACCAGCTGCCCGCCCGCGGCGCCCTCGGCCTCGCCGCGAAGGCCGCCGTCGACGGCGGCTACGCCGACGCCGTCACCGGCTTCCGCACCGACGCCTTCGAGCGCGACGCTGACGGCCGCCTGGTCCTCGTCGGTGAGGACGGCCGCCGCCTGGACCCGGTCGACCGGGTCATCGTCCTGACGGGCTTCCGCCCCGACCTCAGCTTCCTGGACGAACTCCGCCTCGGCCTCGACGAGCGCCTCCAGTCTCCGGTCGCGCTGGCGCCGCTGATCGACCCGAACCAGCACTCCTGCGGCACCGTCTACCCCCACGGCGTGAACGAGCTCTCCCACCCGGAGAAGGACGTCTACCTCGTCGGCATGAAGTCCTACGGCCGCGCCCCCACCTTCCTCGCCATGACCGGCTACGAACAGGTCCGCTCCATCGCCGCCCACCTCGCCGGCGACCACGAAGCGGCCGAACGCGTCGAACTCACCCTCCCCGAGACCGGAGTCTGCGGCGGCGCGGGCCTCTTCGACGAACCGGAAGCCTCCGAGCAGAACGACGGTGGTGGCTGCTGCGCAGTCCCGGCCACCCTCACCATCGACGCCGCGCCCGCCTCCTCCGGCGGCTGCTGA
- a CDS encoding ArsO family NAD(P)H-dependent flavin-containing monooxygenase has protein sequence MTQHADVVVVGGGQAGLAAGYYLRRAGIDFTILDAQATPGGAWQHPWDSLHLFSPAAYSSLPGRLMPHQEGKTFPDVSHVLEYLADYAKRYELPVQRGVRVAGVHDESPLLRVHTDSGTWTSRALISATGTWWRPFLPAVPGREHFQGRQHHTVDYRSPRDYAGQRIIVVGGGNSGAQIAADLTPHATVRWVTRRPARYLPDEIDGSTLFELATRRVQSGGPRISDLGDIVAVPPVRAARDAGLIPDHRMFDSLTADGARWADGSIWPCDAIIWCTGFRPTLSHLSPLGLRTEGGRIPTEGTRAVADPRIHLLGYGDWTGPASATLIGVGRTARQSTREIAELLGA, from the coding sequence ATGACGCAGCACGCGGATGTGGTGGTGGTCGGCGGCGGCCAAGCAGGGCTCGCCGCCGGCTACTACCTGCGCCGGGCGGGCATCGACTTCACCATCCTCGATGCCCAGGCCACCCCGGGCGGAGCCTGGCAGCACCCCTGGGACTCGCTGCATCTGTTCTCCCCGGCCGCCTACTCCTCCCTGCCCGGCCGGCTCATGCCGCACCAGGAGGGCAAGACGTTCCCGGACGTCTCCCACGTACTGGAGTACCTCGCCGACTACGCGAAGCGGTACGAGCTCCCGGTCCAGCGCGGCGTCCGCGTCGCCGGCGTCCACGACGAGTCACCGCTGCTCCGCGTCCACACGGACAGCGGAACGTGGACCTCCCGCGCACTGATCAGCGCCACTGGCACCTGGTGGCGTCCGTTCCTGCCCGCCGTCCCCGGCCGTGAGCACTTCCAGGGCCGCCAGCACCATACGGTCGACTACCGCAGCCCCCGGGACTACGCAGGACAGCGCATCATCGTCGTAGGCGGCGGCAACTCCGGCGCCCAGATCGCAGCCGACCTCACCCCGCACGCCACCGTCCGCTGGGTCACCCGGCGGCCCGCCCGCTACCTCCCGGACGAAATCGACGGCAGCACCCTCTTCGAACTCGCCACCAGGCGTGTCCAGTCCGGCGGACCCCGCATCTCGGACCTCGGCGACATCGTCGCCGTCCCGCCCGTACGAGCCGCCCGCGACGCCGGACTCATCCCGGACCACCGGATGTTCGACAGCCTGACGGCCGACGGAGCCCGCTGGGCCGACGGCAGCATCTGGCCCTGCGACGCGATCATCTGGTGCACGGGCTTCCGCCCCACGCTCTCGCACCTGTCCCCGCTGGGCCTGCGCACCGAGGGCGGCCGCATTCCGACCGAGGGCACCCGCGCCGTCGCCGACCCGCGCATCCATCTCCTCGGCTACGGCGACTGGACGGGCCCCGCCTCCGCCACCCTCATAGGCGTCGGCCGCACAGCCCGCCAGAGCACCCGCGAGATCGCAGAACTCCTCGGCGCCTGA
- a CDS encoding DinB family protein translates to MNAMAMDRQAVFADYERARQTFHDLLDNATKADLARPTRGTRWTNEQLLWHMLFGYMVVRVLLVLARVFARLPRSAGKVFTWALNAATGPFDWVNYVGPGGAVKVFGPRRTGAVFDRVIDSLHRRLAAESEADLARGMHFPVRWDPFFQDFMTLADIYRYPTRHFDFHRRQLTLNGELS, encoded by the coding sequence ATGAACGCGATGGCGATGGACCGGCAGGCCGTGTTCGCGGACTACGAGCGCGCACGGCAGACCTTCCACGACCTGCTCGACAACGCCACGAAAGCCGACCTCGCCCGCCCCACCCGCGGGACCCGGTGGACGAACGAGCAGCTGCTGTGGCACATGCTCTTCGGCTACATGGTCGTGCGGGTGCTGCTGGTCCTCGCCCGGGTCTTCGCGCGGCTGCCCCGCAGCGCCGGCAAGGTTTTCACCTGGGCGCTGAACGCTGCGACCGGGCCGTTCGACTGGGTCAACTACGTCGGCCCGGGCGGTGCGGTGAAGGTCTTCGGGCCGCGCCGGACGGGCGCCGTATTCGACCGGGTCATCGACTCCCTGCACCGCCGGCTCGCTGCGGAATCCGAAGCCGACCTGGCCCGCGGCATGCACTTCCCCGTCCGCTGGGACCCGTTCTTCCAGGACTTCATGACCCTTGCCGACATCTACCGCTACCCGACCCGGCACTTCGACTTCCACCGCCGCCAACTCACCCTGAACGGCGAGCTCAGCTGA
- a CDS encoding ArsR/SmtB family transcription factor: MSNAKVLPLLEPHVVAACCPPLNERPMSAEEAEVAAKMFKALGDPVRLRLFSAVASHEGGEACVCDISDVGVSQPTVSHHLKKLKEAGLLSSERRGTWVYYRVEPSVLAAMGALLSGAAKAA, from the coding sequence ATGTCGAATGCGAAGGTTCTGCCGTTGCTGGAGCCCCACGTCGTCGCGGCCTGCTGCCCGCCGCTGAACGAACGTCCCATGTCGGCCGAGGAGGCCGAGGTCGCGGCGAAGATGTTCAAGGCCCTCGGTGATCCCGTGCGCCTGCGCCTGTTCTCCGCCGTCGCCTCCCACGAGGGCGGGGAGGCGTGCGTGTGCGACATCTCGGACGTCGGCGTCTCCCAGCCGACCGTCTCGCACCACCTGAAGAAGCTCAAGGAGGCTGGCCTGCTGTCCTCCGAGCGCCGGGGGACGTGGGTGTACTACCGGGTCGAGCCGTCTGTGCTGGCCGCCATGGGCGCGCTGCTGTCCGGCGCTGCGAAGGCGGCGTGA